Proteins from a genomic interval of Cupriavidus pauculus:
- a CDS encoding SDR family oxidoreductase → MATTPAVHPFSLARRVALVTGGAQGLGLAMAEALADAGAHVIVCARSPARLDHAIDHLLARGASAEALALDITDEAAVAQAFADLDARHGRLDILVNNAGARQRSGMADLDAQDLRAMLETNLVAPYALCRHAARRMQQGGYGRIVNVTSIAGQVARANDVLYPATKGGLDALTRAMAADLGRHGITVNAVAPGYFATEPNQAMVDDETVAEWLRNRTSLGRWGQPAEVAGAVVFLASPAASYVTGQVLAVDGGYLGHF, encoded by the coding sequence CGTGGCCCTGGTCACCGGCGGCGCGCAGGGCCTTGGCCTGGCGATGGCCGAGGCGCTGGCCGATGCCGGCGCCCACGTGATTGTCTGCGCGCGCAGCCCCGCACGGCTGGACCACGCCATCGACCACCTGCTGGCGCGCGGCGCCAGCGCGGAAGCCCTGGCGCTCGACATCACCGACGAAGCTGCCGTTGCGCAGGCGTTTGCCGATCTCGACGCGCGGCACGGCAGGCTCGACATCCTGGTCAACAACGCCGGCGCCCGCCAGCGCAGCGGCATGGCCGACCTGGACGCCCAGGACCTGCGCGCGATGCTGGAGACCAATCTGGTGGCCCCGTACGCGCTGTGCCGCCATGCGGCGCGGCGGATGCAGCAGGGCGGCTACGGACGCATCGTCAACGTGACGTCGATCGCGGGACAGGTGGCGCGCGCCAACGACGTGCTGTATCCCGCCACCAAGGGCGGCCTGGACGCGCTGACGCGGGCCATGGCCGCCGACCTGGGCCGGCACGGCATCACGGTCAACGCCGTGGCGCCGGGCTACTTTGCCACCGAGCCGAACCAGGCCATGGTCGACGATGAAACCGTGGCCGAATGGCTGCGCAACCGCACGTCGCTGGGCCGCTGGGGCCAGCCGGCCGAAGTGGCGGGCGCCGTGGTGTTCCTGGCGTCGCCGGCGGCGTCGTACGTGACCGGGCAGGTGCTGGCCGTCGACGGCGGCTATCTGGGCCACTTCTGA
- a CDS encoding LysR family transcriptional regulator — MLSNLSVKHLRAFVALATHRNFTRAAQACHLSQSAFSTLIQTLEDQAGSRLFERTTRHVDLSADGRRFEEVATRLLADFETAFEDLRDHAERRKGRVAIAALPSLAGGDLPPLMADFHRRYPGISLALYDQLADGCIDMVRRGQADFALAPAPAQDADLRVESLVHDTFHLVCPADHPLAARRRIAPQALAGLPFIQLSRTSSVRQHLDAAMHPLKLNGVMEVEHLATVAALVEAGLGVSVVPALALFQFLREGLAVRPMQMPALVREICLVRLKDRGDSAASAAMIDCLRAHYGRGARR; from the coding sequence ATGCTGTCGAACCTCTCGGTCAAGCACCTGCGCGCCTTCGTGGCGCTGGCCACGCATCGCAACTTCACCCGGGCGGCGCAGGCGTGCCACCTGTCGCAGTCGGCCTTCAGCACGCTGATCCAGACGCTGGAGGACCAGGCCGGCAGCCGGCTGTTCGAGCGCACCACGCGCCACGTGGACCTGAGCGCCGACGGCCGCCGCTTCGAGGAAGTCGCCACCCGCCTGCTGGCCGACTTCGAAACCGCGTTCGAGGACCTGCGCGACCACGCCGAGCGCCGCAAGGGCCGCGTGGCCATCGCGGCGCTGCCGTCGCTGGCCGGTGGCGACCTGCCGCCGCTGATGGCCGATTTCCATCGCCGCTACCCCGGCATCTCGCTGGCACTGTACGACCAACTGGCCGATGGCTGCATCGACATGGTCCGGCGCGGCCAGGCCGACTTTGCGCTGGCGCCGGCCCCGGCCCAGGACGCCGACCTGCGCGTGGAATCGCTGGTCCACGACACCTTCCACCTGGTCTGCCCGGCCGATCACCCGCTGGCCGCCAGGCGGCGCATCGCCCCGCAGGCGCTGGCCGGCCTGCCGTTCATCCAGCTATCGCGTACCAGCAGCGTGCGCCAGCACCTGGATGCGGCCATGCATCCGCTGAAGCTCAATGGGGTGATGGAGGTGGAACACCTGGCGACGGTGGCCGCGCTGGTGGAGGCCGGGCTGGGCGTGTCGGTGGTGCCGGCGCTGGCGCTGTTCCAGTTCCTCCGCGAGGGGCTGGCCGTGCGGCCGATGCAGATGCCGGCGCTGGTGCGCGAGATCTGCCTGGTGCGGCTCAAGGACCGCGGCGATTCGGCGGCGTCCGCCGCGATGATCGATTGCCTGCGCGCGCACTACGGGCGCGGCGCGCGCCGGTGA
- a CDS encoding acyclic terpene utilization AtuA family protein: MTAPLLIGSGAGFSGDRTDAALPVVRTLIAAGGPAALIFETLAERTLALAQLARRNNPEHGYEPLLDHLMTPVLGLCLGHGIPIIGNFGAANPRAAARRIVALAAELGLPRPRVAVVEGDDLSHDAGRELLRGIVGDAFPDARFVCANAYIGAQGIADALRDGAQVVVCGRVADPALAVGPAMAHFGWAWDDWNRLAAATMAGHLLECGAQVSGGYFADPGMKDVPDVHAVGFPIARLDADGGIEIFKAADTGGCVDLRTVKEQLLYEVHDPCAYLTPDVVADIGAVSVEQVGPDRVAVRNIRGHARPAQLKANLFHHGGWFAEGEISYAGPNAAARARLAADIVRRRMQMLGFDVAIRFDLIGVLSVFGDDAGTMLAQPQAGEAAARDVRLRAALAHEDQAVAQALLREVNALYTCGPAGGGGVRTAMRARLNATSCLVPRDAVTVRHAFVDA; encoded by the coding sequence ATGACTGCTCCCCTGCTGATCGGGTCCGGCGCCGGATTCTCCGGCGACCGCACCGATGCCGCCTTGCCCGTGGTGCGCACGCTGATTGCCGCCGGCGGCCCGGCCGCGCTGATCTTCGAGACGCTGGCCGAACGCACGCTGGCGCTGGCGCAACTGGCGCGCCGCAACAACCCCGAACATGGCTACGAGCCGCTGCTGGACCACCTGATGACGCCGGTGCTGGGCCTGTGCCTGGGCCACGGCATCCCGATCATCGGCAATTTCGGCGCCGCCAATCCGCGGGCGGCCGCGCGGCGCATCGTCGCGCTGGCTGCCGAACTGGGGCTGCCACGGCCGCGCGTGGCGGTGGTGGAGGGCGACGACCTGTCGCACGACGCCGGGCGCGAGTTGCTGCGCGGCATCGTCGGCGACGCGTTTCCGGACGCGCGCTTTGTCTGCGCCAACGCGTACATCGGCGCGCAGGGGATTGCCGATGCGCTGCGCGACGGCGCCCAGGTGGTGGTCTGCGGCCGCGTGGCCGACCCGGCGCTGGCCGTGGGGCCGGCGATGGCGCACTTCGGCTGGGCCTGGGACGACTGGAACCGGCTGGCCGCCGCCACCATGGCCGGGCACCTGCTGGAATGCGGCGCGCAGGTCAGCGGCGGCTACTTTGCCGATCCCGGCATGAAGGACGTGCCCGACGTGCACGCGGTGGGCTTCCCGATCGCCCGGCTAGACGCCGACGGTGGCATCGAGATCTTCAAGGCGGCCGATACCGGCGGCTGCGTCGACCTGCGCACCGTCAAGGAACAACTGCTCTACGAAGTGCACGACCCCTGCGCCTACCTGACGCCCGACGTGGTGGCCGATATCGGCGCGGTCAGCGTCGAGCAGGTGGGCCCCGACCGCGTGGCCGTGCGCAACATCCGCGGCCATGCCCGCCCGGCGCAACTGAAGGCCAACCTGTTCCACCACGGCGGCTGGTTTGCCGAGGGCGAGATTTCCTATGCCGGCCCCAACGCCGCCGCGCGCGCCCGGCTGGCCGCCGATATCGTGCGCCGGCGCATGCAGATGCTGGGCTTCGACGTGGCGATCCGCTTCGACCTGATCGGCGTGCTGAGCGTGTTTGGCGACGATGCCGGGACGATGCTGGCGCAGCCGCAGGCCGGCGAGGCCGCCGCGCGCGACGTGCGCCTGCGGGCCGCGCTGGCCCACGAGGACCAGGCCGTCGCCCAGGCGCTGCTGCGCGAGGTCAACGCGCTCTATACCTGCGGCCCGGCCGGCGGCGGGGGCGTGCGCACGGCCATGCGCGCGCGGCTGAACGCCACGTCCTGCCTGGTGCCGCGCGATGCGGTGACCGTCCGCCATGCCTTTGTCGACGCCTGA
- a CDS encoding AtuA-related protein, whose product MNTTHTVPLYQLAHGRTGDKGDRSNISVIAYDARDFDHLVAHVTEDAVRALFAARRPTAVRRYVVPSIQAMNFVIDGVLDGGVNDALNLDTHGKALAFLLLGLPIPLPPRLAGGTA is encoded by the coding sequence ATGAACACGACCCACACCGTGCCGCTCTACCAGCTTGCCCACGGCCGCACCGGCGACAAGGGCGACCGCTCGAACATCAGCGTGATTGCCTACGATGCGCGCGACTTCGACCACCTCGTGGCCCACGTTACCGAAGACGCCGTGCGCGCGCTGTTTGCCGCGCGCCGGCCCACGGCTGTCAGGCGGTACGTGGTGCCGTCCATCCAGGCCATGAACTTCGTGATCGACGGCGTGCTGGACGGCGGCGTCAACGACGCGCTGAACCTGGACACCCACGGCAAGGCACTCGCGTTCCTGCTGCTGGGCCTGCCGATCCCCCTGCCGCCGCGGCTCGCCGGCGGCACTGCATGA
- a CDS encoding Bug family tripartite tricarboxylate transporter substrate binding protein: protein MYGIRRPLAVAALATFACLALPAGSAWAEFPDKPIRFVVPFAAGSATDQLARAIGQAVTVDSKATVVVDNKPGANGFIAATDVAKAAPDGYTVLITTNTTHAANEHLFKKLPYDPVKDYAPLSALGRGGQIMVVNPQVPAKTVGEFIALAKKEPGKLSFGSGSSSSRIAGELFQQMAHVQLLHVPYKSNPLAITDLLGNQIQMMITDTATGLPQVKTGKLRALGVSGKARSPLAPDVPTIDEAGVKGYEMSYWFAAYAPAGTPPAVVTKLNQMLVKAARSETASNFYKTTGTDIFTSTPAELAKFQSQESDKWGRIIKAANIQPE, encoded by the coding sequence ATGTACGGAATTCGCAGGCCGCTGGCCGTTGCCGCCCTTGCCACGTTCGCGTGCCTGGCCCTGCCCGCGGGCAGCGCCTGGGCCGAGTTCCCGGACAAGCCGATCCGCTTTGTCGTGCCGTTCGCGGCCGGCAGCGCCACGGACCAGCTTGCCCGGGCCATCGGGCAGGCCGTCACGGTCGACAGCAAGGCCACTGTCGTGGTCGACAACAAGCCCGGCGCCAATGGCTTCATCGCCGCCACCGACGTCGCCAAGGCCGCGCCGGACGGCTACACGGTGCTGATCACCACCAACACCACGCACGCCGCCAACGAGCACCTGTTCAAGAAGCTGCCGTACGACCCGGTGAAGGACTACGCGCCGCTGTCCGCGCTGGGCCGGGGTGGGCAGATCATGGTGGTCAATCCGCAGGTGCCGGCCAAGACCGTCGGGGAATTCATCGCGCTGGCGAAGAAGGAACCGGGCAAGCTCAGCTTCGGCAGCGGCAGTTCGTCGTCGCGCATCGCCGGCGAGCTGTTCCAGCAGATGGCCCACGTGCAGCTTCTGCACGTGCCGTACAAGAGCAATCCGCTGGCAATCACCGACCTGCTGGGCAACCAGATCCAGATGATGATCACCGACACGGCCACCGGCCTGCCGCAGGTGAAAACCGGCAAGCTGCGCGCGCTGGGCGTGTCCGGCAAGGCGCGCTCGCCGCTGGCGCCCGACGTGCCGACCATCGACGAGGCCGGCGTCAAGGGCTACGAGATGAGCTACTGGTTCGCGGCCTACGCCCCGGCCGGCACGCCGCCCGCCGTGGTGACCAAGCTGAACCAGATGCTGGTGAAGGCGGCCAGGAGCGAGACGGCGTCGAACTTCTACAAGACCACGGGTACCGACATCTTCACCAGCACGCCGGCCGAGCTGGCCAAGTTCCAGTCGCAGGAATCGGACAAGTGGGGCCGCATCATCAAGGCGGCCAATATCCAGCCCGAATAA
- a CDS encoding NADPH-dependent F420 reductase, producing MAHGFRGMSHGRRRVLIAGGWSVLLTVPAGHAMAQGTREPARLKIGVVGSGRLGGAVGSLFVKAGHPVMFASRHPEELKSLADPLGPLARTGTVAQALAFADVILLAVPYSAVPEVGQQHRWQGKIVLDATNAIAARDGAIVDEVKANGIGATTAKYLKGARIVRAFNFTGAAEFTRESHRSGPPMAVPLAADDAEALAVASALVREVGFEPVVVGGLSSADRFAPGGKLFRQMGTAEEFRRAMAQ from the coding sequence ATGGCACACGGATTTCGCGGGATGTCGCACGGGCGGCGCAGGGTGCTGATCGCGGGCGGCTGGAGCGTGCTGCTGACGGTGCCGGCCGGCCATGCCATGGCCCAGGGCACGCGCGAGCCGGCGCGGTTGAAGATCGGCGTGGTCGGATCGGGCCGGCTGGGCGGCGCCGTGGGCAGCCTGTTCGTCAAGGCCGGCCATCCGGTAATGTTCGCGTCGCGCCATCCCGAGGAACTGAAGTCGCTGGCCGATCCGCTGGGCCCGCTGGCCCGCACCGGCACGGTGGCCCAGGCGCTGGCCTTTGCCGACGTGATCCTGCTGGCCGTGCCCTACAGCGCGGTGCCCGAGGTGGGGCAGCAGCACCGCTGGCAGGGCAAGATCGTGCTCGACGCCACCAACGCCATCGCGGCGCGCGACGGCGCCATCGTCGACGAGGTCAAGGCCAACGGCATCGGCGCGACGACGGCCAAGTACCTGAAGGGTGCGCGCATTGTCCGCGCGTTCAATTTCACGGGCGCGGCGGAATTTACGCGGGAAAGCCACCGCAGCGGGCCGCCGATGGCGGTGCCGCTGGCGGCCGACGATGCCGAGGCGCTGGCCGTGGCATCGGCACTGGTGCGGGAGGTGGGATTCGAACCGGTGGTGGTGGGCGGGTTGTCGTCGGCAGACCGGTTCGCGCCGGGCGGCAAGCTGTTCCGCCAGATGGGTACGGCCGAGGAATTCCGGCGCGCGATGGCGCAGTAG
- a CDS encoding GNAT family N-acetyltransferase — translation MEIRNPLPAEIEAARLLLAANGWEQRVGNPERFAQLIANSQRVAVAVEHGEVIGFARALCDDISNGYISMVAVAPQHRRRGIGRALLRHVMGNDPDITWVLRAARSSEAAFFGQLGFTPSMVAMEWRRR, via the coding sequence ATGGAAATCCGTAATCCGTTGCCCGCCGAGATCGAGGCAGCCCGGCTGCTGCTGGCTGCCAACGGCTGGGAACAACGGGTCGGCAATCCCGAGCGCTTTGCCCAGCTCATCGCCAACTCGCAGCGCGTGGCGGTGGCCGTGGAGCACGGCGAAGTCATCGGCTTCGCACGCGCCCTGTGCGACGACATCTCCAACGGCTATATCTCGATGGTCGCGGTCGCGCCCCAGCACCGGCGGCGCGGCATCGGCCGCGCGCTGCTGCGCCACGTGATGGGCAACGATCCCGACATCACGTGGGTCCTGCGCGCGGCGCGGTCCTCGGAGGCGGCCTTCTTCGGCCAGCTTGGCTTTACGCCCTCGATGGTGGCGATGGAGTGGCGCCGCCGCTAG
- a CDS encoding AMP nucleosidase codes for MMAAMDAPIFSSAHPADQLAEFSDADDALARIREIYDSSVAAVRARFDAFAQGKPLPSAAHACYPYLGISVNLETMVTDSRPSWGTVAYPGVYGTTVTRPDLLCDYYRDQIERLMRYHRVPVVVGLSRRPIPLPFVIEASTTDISYTQARELEASFVLPELSRIDDSIANGTFEPTPGEAWPLSLFSAERVDLALQRLYHYTGTAPQHFQRFVLFTNYQRYVDEFVALGRSLMSTDGGDGYVRFVEPGDVVQDLGGVEPEDATRPRALPQMPAYHLVREDGLGVTLVNIGVGPSNAKTMTDHLAVLRPHCWLMVGHCGGLRRSQQLGDYVLAHAYVRDDHVLDHDLPPWVPVPPIAEIQVALQEAVARVTGLSGTEMKTRMRTGTVVSTDDRNWELKSKSLYARFNQSRAIAIDMESAAVAANGFRLRVPYGTLLCVSDKPLHGELKLRGMANAFYRQRVSQHMTIGLEAIRILRENGVEQLHSRKLRSFDEPAFR; via the coding sequence ATGATGGCTGCCATGGACGCCCCGATCTTCTCTTCCGCACACCCGGCCGACCAGTTGGCCGAATTCAGCGATGCCGATGACGCGCTGGCGCGCATCCGCGAGATCTACGACAGCTCCGTGGCGGCGGTGCGCGCGCGCTTCGACGCGTTCGCCCAGGGCAAGCCCCTGCCGTCGGCCGCGCACGCGTGCTATCCGTACCTCGGCATCTCCGTCAACCTGGAGACGATGGTCACCGACAGCCGCCCGTCGTGGGGCACGGTGGCCTACCCCGGCGTCTACGGCACCACGGTGACCCGGCCGGACCTGTTGTGCGACTACTACCGCGACCAGATCGAGCGCCTGATGCGCTATCACCGCGTGCCGGTGGTCGTGGGCCTGTCGCGCCGGCCGATCCCGCTGCCGTTCGTGATCGAGGCGTCGACCACCGACATCAGCTACACGCAGGCCCGCGAGCTGGAAGCGTCGTTCGTGCTGCCCGAACTGAGCCGGATCGACGACTCCATCGCCAACGGTACCTTCGAGCCCACGCCGGGCGAGGCGTGGCCGCTGTCGCTGTTCTCCGCCGAACGGGTGGACCTGGCGCTGCAGCGGCTGTACCACTACACGGGCACGGCGCCGCAGCATTTCCAGCGCTTCGTGCTGTTCACGAACTACCAGCGTTACGTCGACGAATTCGTGGCGCTGGGCCGCAGCCTGATGTCGACCGATGGCGGCGACGGCTACGTGCGGTTCGTCGAACCGGGCGACGTGGTGCAGGACCTTGGCGGCGTGGAGCCCGAGGACGCCACGCGGCCGCGCGCGCTGCCGCAGATGCCGGCCTACCACCTGGTGCGCGAGGACGGGCTGGGCGTGACGCTCGTGAACATCGGCGTGGGCCCGTCGAACGCCAAGACCATGACCGACCACCTGGCCGTGCTGCGGCCGCATTGCTGGCTGATGGTGGGCCACTGCGGCGGCCTGCGCCGGTCCCAGCAACTCGGTGACTACGTGCTGGCGCACGCCTACGTGCGCGACGACCACGTGCTGGACCACGATCTGCCGCCGTGGGTGCCGGTGCCGCCGATCGCCGAGATCCAGGTGGCGCTGCAGGAGGCCGTGGCGCGCGTCACGGGGCTGTCCGGCACCGAGATGAAGACCCGCATGCGCACCGGCACGGTGGTGTCCACCGACGACCGCAACTGGGAACTGAAATCGAAGTCGCTCTACGCGCGCTTCAACCAGTCGCGCGCCATCGCCATCGACATGGAAAGCGCGGCCGTGGCCGCCAACGGCTTCCGGCTGCGGGTGCCGTACGGCACGCTGCTGTGCGTGTCCGACAAGCCGCTGCACGGCGAACTGAAGCTGCGCGGCATGGCCAACGCGTTCTATCGCCAGCGCGTCAGCCAGCACATGACGATCGGGCTCGAAGCAATCCGCATCCTGCGCGAGAACGGCGTCGAGCAGCTTCATTCCCGCAAGCTGCGCAGCTTCGACGAGCCGGCCTTCCGCTGA
- a CDS encoding OmpW/AlkL family protein, which produces MTTANTPRRKSLVSSLCMALAAATIGTLAAPAIAADDAQGNWMVRLRGTYLDMANKSDPVGGVGASDRIHVNNKWIPEVDITYFIVPHIAAELVLTYPQKQDVSLDGSRIGSFKHLPPSLLLQYHFLPNGTFRPYVGLGVNATRVYGVDLAGGTLGLDRWSVGPAVQIGMDYKINKNWFLNVDAKKVWISSNVYSNGVKVSTVNLDPWLFSAGVGYRF; this is translated from the coding sequence ATGACAACTGCCAACACTCCCCGCCGCAAATCCCTCGTTTCCTCGCTCTGCATGGCGCTTGCCGCCGCCACGATCGGCACCCTTGCCGCGCCGGCCATCGCCGCCGACGACGCCCAGGGCAACTGGATGGTCCGCCTGCGCGGGACGTACCTGGACATGGCCAACAAGTCCGACCCCGTGGGCGGTGTCGGCGCGTCGGACCGGATCCACGTCAACAACAAATGGATTCCCGAAGTCGACATCACGTACTTCATCGTGCCGCACATCGCCGCCGAGCTGGTGCTGACCTACCCGCAGAAGCAGGACGTCAGCCTGGACGGCAGCCGGATCGGCTCCTTCAAGCACCTGCCGCCCAGCCTGCTGCTGCAGTACCACTTCCTGCCGAACGGCACCTTCCGCCCGTACGTGGGCCTGGGCGTGAACGCCACGCGCGTCTACGGCGTGGACCTGGCCGGCGGCACGCTGGGCCTGGACCGCTGGAGCGTGGGCCCAGCGGTGCAGATCGGCATGGACTACAAGATCAACAAGAACTGGTTCCTGAACGTCGACGCCAAGAAGGTCTGGATCTCCAGCAACGTGTACTCGAATGGCGTGAAGGTCTCCACGGTCAACCTCGATCCGTGGCTGTTCAGCGCGGGCGTCGGCTACCGCTTCTGA
- the leuA gene encoding 2-isopropylmalate synthase — protein sequence MLPNPSAKYRPATVVDIPDRTWPSRQITRAPRWMSTDLRDGNQALIEPMNSARKLRFFEQLVAVGLKEIEVAFPSASQTDFDFVRMLIEQNRIPDDVTIVVLTQAREDLIRRTVESVRGARRATVHLYNPIAPAWRRIVFNASREEIKEVAVSGTRLIRALTDTMPETAWSYEYSPETFSLAELDFSLEVSDAVSAVWQPDAARPMILNLPTTVECSTPNVFADQIEWMHRRLARREHIVLSVHPHNDRGTAVAAAELAVMAGADRVEGCLFGNGERTGNVDLVTLALNLYTQGVDPELDFSDIDAVRQCVEHCNQLPVHPRHPYVGDLVFTAFSGSHQDAIRKGFAQQKPDAIWEVPYLPIDPADVGRSYDAVIRVNSQSGKGGMAYLLEQVHGIYMPRRLQIEFSRAVQAMTDETGLEASAEDLYALFRREYLDVDAPVRFVSHRMVSTADNAVEIEMELVRDGQPARVRGKGNGPIDAAVDAFSRGLGIAVRVMDYHEHAMTTGADANAACYVEVRVGDSPTGFGAGVDASIVTASLKAMVSGVNRHLQARGGEQARAA from the coding sequence ATGTTGCCCAACCCGTCCGCCAAGTACCGTCCCGCCACCGTTGTCGACATCCCCGACCGCACCTGGCCGTCGCGCCAGATCACGCGCGCGCCGCGCTGGATGAGCACCGACCTGCGCGACGGTAACCAGGCCCTGATCGAGCCGATGAACAGCGCCCGCAAGCTGCGCTTCTTCGAGCAACTGGTGGCGGTGGGCCTCAAGGAGATCGAGGTCGCCTTTCCGTCGGCGTCGCAGACCGATTTCGATTTCGTCCGCATGCTGATCGAGCAAAACCGCATTCCGGACGACGTGACGATCGTCGTGCTGACCCAGGCCCGCGAAGACCTGATCCGCCGGACCGTGGAATCGGTGCGCGGCGCCCGGCGCGCCACGGTCCACCTGTACAACCCCATCGCGCCGGCGTGGCGGCGCATCGTCTTCAATGCCTCGCGCGAGGAGATCAAGGAAGTGGCCGTGTCGGGCACGCGCCTGATTCGCGCGCTGACCGACACCATGCCGGAAACCGCGTGGTCGTACGAGTATTCGCCCGAGACCTTCAGCCTGGCCGAGCTCGATTTCTCCCTGGAAGTGTCCGACGCCGTGTCGGCCGTCTGGCAGCCCGACGCCGCCCGGCCGATGATCCTGAACCTGCCCACCACGGTGGAATGCAGCACGCCGAACGTCTTCGCGGACCAGATCGAATGGATGCACCGGCGCCTGGCGCGGCGCGAGCACATCGTGCTGTCCGTGCATCCGCATAACGACCGCGGCACCGCCGTGGCGGCGGCCGAACTGGCCGTGATGGCCGGCGCCGACCGCGTGGAAGGCTGCCTGTTCGGCAACGGCGAGCGCACCGGCAACGTCGACCTGGTCACGCTGGCGCTGAACCTCTACACGCAGGGCGTGGACCCGGAGCTCGATTTCTCTGATATCGACGCGGTGCGCCAGTGCGTGGAGCACTGCAACCAGTTGCCCGTGCATCCGCGCCATCCGTACGTCGGCGACCTGGTGTTCACGGCGTTCTCCGGCTCGCACCAGGACGCCATCCGCAAGGGCTTTGCGCAGCAGAAGCCTGACGCGATCTGGGAAGTGCCCTACCTGCCGATCGACCCGGCCGACGTGGGCCGCAGCTACGACGCCGTGATCCGCGTGAACAGCCAGTCCGGCAAGGGCGGCATGGCGTACCTGCTGGAGCAGGTGCACGGCATCTACATGCCGCGCCGGCTGCAGATCGAGTTCAGCCGCGCCGTGCAGGCGATGACCGACGAGACCGGCCTGGAAGCCAGCGCGGAAGACCTCTACGCGCTGTTCCGCCGCGAGTATCTGGACGTCGACGCGCCGGTGCGATTTGTCTCGCACCGCATGGTGTCCACGGCCGACAACGCCGTCGAGATCGAGATGGAACTGGTACGCGACGGCCAGCCGGCACGGGTACGCGGCAAGGGCAACGGGCCGATCGACGCGGCAGTCGACGCGTTCTCGCGCGGCCTGGGCATTGCCGTGCGCGTGATGGACTACCACGAGCACGCCATGACCACGGGCGCCGATGCCAATGCGGCCTGCTACGTCGAGGTGCGGGTCGGGGATTCGCCCACGGGCTTTGGTGCCGGCGTGGACGCCAGCATCGTCACCGCATCGCTGAAAGCCATGGTGTCGGGCGTGAACCGCCATCTGCAGGCCCGCGGCGGCGAGCAGGCCCGGGCCGCCTGA